In Mariluticola halotolerans, one DNA window encodes the following:
- the rplV gene encoding 50S ribosomal protein L22 — protein MGKQKTQRALKDNEAKAVLRTLRTSPQKLNLVAAQIRGKKVEKALAELSFSPKRIAGSVKKTLESAIANAENNHNLDTDALVVAEAYVGNSLVMKRFHTRGRGRSAQVLKPFAHLTIVVREVEEAV, from the coding sequence ATGGGCAAGCAAAAGACACAACGCGCCCTCAAGGACAACGAGGCCAAAGCGGTTCTGCGCACATTGCGCACAAGCCCGCAGAAGCTCAATCTTGTTGCCGCGCAAATCCGTGGCAAGAAGGTCGAGAAGGCTCTCGCTGAGCTTTCCTTTTCGCCTAAGCGGATCGCTGGTTCGGTAAAGAAGACGCTTGAAAGCGCCATCGCCAATGCCGAGAACAATCACAATCTCGACACCGATGCGCTCGTGGTTGCAGAGGCTTATGTCGGCAACTCGCTGGTCATGAAGCGTTTTCATACCCGTGGCCGCGGTCGTTCGGCTCAGGTGTTGAAACCATTTGCGCATCTGACGATTGTCGTGCGTGAAGTTGAGGAGGCCGTCTGA
- the rpsS gene encoding 30S ribosomal protein S19, producing MSRSVWKGPFVDGYLLKKADKVREGGRNEVIKIWSRRSTILPQFVGLTFGVYNGKKHIPVNVSEDMIGHKFGEFSPSRTYYGHAADKKAKRK from the coding sequence ATGTCCCGTTCCGTCTGGAAAGGCCCGTTTGTTGACGGGTACCTGTTGAAGAAGGCCGATAAGGTTCGCGAAGGCGGCCGTAACGAAGTGATCAAGATCTGGAGCCGTCGCTCCACCATCCTGCCGCAGTTCGTTGGTCTCACCTTCGGTGTCTACAACGGGAAAAAGCACATTCCGGTGAATGTGTCCGAAGACATGATCGGTCACAAGTTTGGCGAGTTCTCGCCGAGCCGGACCTATTACGGACACGCGGCCGACAAGAAGGCCAAGAGGAAATAA
- the rplB gene encoding 50S ribosomal protein L2, with the protein MALKQYNPTSAGRRALIGIDRSELWNGKPVKKLTEGLTKSGGRNNRGRITSFHRGGGHKRTYRTIDFKRTKFDVEGTVERLEYDPNRTAFIALVTYTDGEQAYILAPQRLGAGDKVISSESAVDVKPGNTMPLERMPVGTIVHNIEMKPRKGAQVARSAGTYAQYVGRDRGWAILRLQSGEQRLVHGSCLATVGAVSNPDHSNTNLGKAGRSRWLGRKPVTRGVAMNPIDHPHGGGEGRTSGGRHPVTPWGKPTKGKRTRSNKATDKFIVRSRHQKKGR; encoded by the coding sequence ATGGCTTTGAAACAATATAATCCAACCTCCGCCGGACGGCGCGCGCTGATCGGCATCGATCGCAGCGAGCTGTGGAACGGCAAGCCCGTCAAGAAATTGACAGAGGGTTTGACCAAATCCGGTGGCCGTAACAATCGTGGTCGCATCACCTCGTTCCATCGGGGCGGCGGTCATAAGCGGACCTACCGCACGATCGATTTCAAGCGCACAAAGTTTGATGTCGAGGGTACGGTCGAGCGTCTTGAATACGATCCCAACCGGACCGCGTTCATTGCTCTGGTCACTTATACCGACGGCGAGCAGGCCTATATTCTGGCGCCGCAGCGTCTGGGTGCCGGCGACAAGGTGATCTCCTCGGAGAGCGCAGTCGACGTGAAACCAGGCAACACGATGCCGCTCGAGCGGATGCCGGTTGGCACCATCGTGCACAATATCGAGATGAAGCCGCGCAAGGGTGCGCAGGTTGCCCGGTCCGCCGGCACCTACGCCCAGTATGTTGGTCGTGACCGGGGTTGGGCAATTCTCCGCCTTCAGTCCGGCGAGCAGCGCCTTGTGCATGGTTCGTGCCTGGCAACTGTTGGTGCTGTGTCCAATCCGGACCACTCCAACACCAACCTCGGCAAGGCTGGTCGCAGCCGTTGGCTCGGCCGCAAGCCGGTCACCCGTGGTGTTGCCATGAACCCGATCGATCACCCGCATGGTGGTGGTGAGGGGCGTACTTCCGGTGGCCGTCATCCTGTGACGCCTTGGGGTAAGCCGACCAAAGGCAAGAGAACACGCAGCAACAAGGCGACGGACAAGTTTATTGTGCGCTCGCGTCACCAAAAGAAGGGCAGGTAA
- a CDS encoding 50S ribosomal protein L23, with translation MSKVSHYDIIRNPVVTEKSTMASEYNQVVFDVAIDASKPEIKAAVEALFSVKVKAVNTLVRKGKAKRFRGIIGRRNDVKKAVVTLVDGQAIDIATGL, from the coding sequence ATGAGCAAGGTTTCGCATTACGACATTATCCGCAATCCGGTAGTCACCGAGAAGTCGACAATGGCTTCCGAGTACAACCAGGTTGTCTTCGACGTCGCAATCGACGCGTCCAAGCCGGAGATCAAGGCAGCTGTTGAGGCCTTGTTCTCAGTGAAGGTCAAGGCCGTTAACACCCTGGTCCGCAAGGGCAAGGCAAAGCGGTTCCGTGGCATCATCGGTCGGCGCAATGACGTGAAGAAAGCAGTTGTGACCCTCGTTGACGGTCAGGCCATCGATATCGCGACGGGCCTGTAA
- the rplD gene encoding 50S ribosomal protein L4, which produces MELNVTTLEGKASGKVTLADDVFGLEPRQDLLQRMVRYQLLKRQAGTHDVKNRSEITGTTKKFVRQKGSGGARHGSRKVGQFRSGGRAFGPTPRSHAIELPKKVRALALKHALSAKAKAGELVILDKASVKDAKTAGLRKVFGDMDLSNALIIDGAEIDTNFALAARNIPLIDVLPIQGINVYDILRRRKLVLTKAAIEALEARFA; this is translated from the coding sequence ATGGAACTCAATGTTACGACCCTCGAAGGCAAAGCTTCGGGCAAGGTGACCTTGGCTGATGACGTATTTGGTCTTGAGCCGCGTCAGGATTTGCTGCAGCGCATGGTGCGCTATCAGCTCCTGAAGCGTCAGGCCGGTACCCATGACGTCAAGAACCGCAGCGAAATCACTGGCACCACGAAGAAATTCGTACGTCAGAAGGGTTCGGGCGGCGCACGTCACGGTTCCCGCAAGGTTGGCCAGTTCCGTTCTGGTGGCCGCGCATTCGGTCCAACGCCCCGCAGTCATGCGATTGAGTTGCCGAAAAAGGTTCGCGCCCTGGCGCTGAAGCATGCGCTTTCAGCCAAGGCAAAGGCCGGTGAACTGGTCATTCTCGACAAGGCGTCGGTAAAAGATGCAAAGACCGCGGGTCTGCGCAAGGTGTTCGGCGATATGGACCTGTCCAACGCGCTGATCATCGACGGTGCCGAGATTGATACAAATTTTGCGCTCGCAGCGCGGAACATTCCGCTGATCGACGTGCTTCCGATCCAGGGCATCAATGTCTATGACATTCTGCGCCGTCGGAAACTCGTGCTGACGAAGGCCGCAATCGAAGCGCTGGAGGCACGGTTCGCATGA
- the rplC gene encoding 50S ribosomal protein L3 has translation MRSGVIAQKLGMTRIFAEDGTHVPVTVLGLQNCQVVGQRTEDKNGYTALQLGAGLAKAKNTPKAQRGQFAVAKVEPKRHIAEFRVSAENLIEVGASMQADHFEVGQLVDVTGTSIGKGFAGAMKRHNFGGLRASHGVSVSHRSHGSTGNSQDPGKVFKGKKMAGHMGDARVTTQNLKVVKTDVERGLIMVMGSVPGAKGGWIMVRDAVKKDAPAGASFPGSFKAPEGGAAAKAEAAPAVDAPAEGGNE, from the coding sequence ATGCGTTCTGGAGTGATCGCACAGAAGCTGGGCATGACCCGCATATTCGCCGAAGACGGTACACACGTACCTGTCACGGTGTTGGGTCTGCAGAACTGCCAGGTGGTAGGCCAGCGGACGGAAGATAAAAATGGCTACACCGCGCTGCAACTCGGCGCTGGTCTGGCCAAAGCGAAAAACACGCCCAAGGCACAACGCGGTCAGTTCGCGGTTGCCAAGGTGGAGCCCAAGCGCCACATCGCGGAATTCCGCGTCAGCGCTGAGAACCTGATTGAGGTTGGTGCTTCGATGCAGGCGGACCACTTTGAAGTGGGCCAGCTGGTCGATGTTACTGGCACCTCGATTGGTAAGGGTTTTGCCGGTGCCATGAAACGGCACAACTTTGGCGGTCTGCGTGCATCGCACGGTGTGTCGGTGTCTCACCGTTCGCATGGTTCGACTGGTAACAGCCAGGACCCCGGCAAGGTGTTCAAGGGCAAGAAAATGGCCGGCCACATGGGTGATGCCCGTGTGACAACGCAGAACCTCAAGGTCGTCAAGACCGATGTGGAGCGTGGCTTGATCATGGTGATGGGCTCTGTGCCTGGCGCCAAGGGCGGATGGATCATGGTTCGTGATGCCGTCAAGAAGGACGCACCTGCTGGCGCATCTTTCCCCGGATCATTCAAGGCTCCCGAGGGTGGCGCTGCTGCGAAAGCTGAAGCAGCCCCGGCTGTAGACGCGCCCGCTGAAGGGGGTAACGAATAA
- the rpsJ gene encoding 30S ribosomal protein S10, with translation MNGQNIRIRLKAFDHRVLDTSTREIVNTAKRTGAQVRGPIPLPTRIDKYTVNRSPHVDKKSREQFEIRTHKRLLDIVDPTPQTVDALMKLDLAAGVDVEIKL, from the coding sequence ATGAACGGTCAGAACATTCGCATACGGCTTAAGGCGTTCGACCATCGTGTCCTCGACACCTCGACGCGCGAAATCGTCAATACGGCGAAGCGTACAGGTGCTCAGGTTCGTGGGCCGATCCCGCTGCCGACGCGAATTGACAAATACACCGTCAACCGCTCGCCGCACGTTGATAAAAAGAGCCGCGAGCAGTTTGAGATCCGGACCCACAAGCGCCTTTTGGACATTGTGGACCCCACACCTCAGACAGTTGACGCCCTGATGAAGCTCGATCTCGCCGCCGGCGTAGATGTCGAGATCAAGCTGTAA
- the tuf gene encoding elongation factor Tu, whose translation MAKEKFSRSKPHCNIGTIGHVDHGKTSLTAAITKILAETGGATFKAYDAIDAAPEEKARGITISTSHVEYETANRHYAHVDCPGHADYVKNMITGAAQMDGAILVVSAADGPMPQTREHILLARQVGVPALVVFLNKVDQVDDDELLELVELEVRELLSSYDFPGDDIPIIRGSALAALEDKTPEIGHDAVLKLMEAVDEYIPQPARPVDQPFLMPIEDVFSISGRGTVVTGRVERGIVKVGEEVEIVGIKDTQKTTVTGVEMFRKLLDSGEAGDNIGALIRGIDREQVERGQVLCKPGSVTPHTKFVAEAYILTKDEGGRHTPFFTNYRPQFYFRTTDVTGIVTLKEGVEMVMPGDNVEINVALIVPIAMEEKLRFAIREGGRTVGSGVVAKIVE comes from the coding sequence ATGGCGAAGGAAAAGTTTTCGCGGAGTAAGCCGCACTGCAACATTGGCACGATTGGTCACGTTGACCATGGCAAGACCTCGTTGACAGCGGCGATTACGAAGATATTGGCAGAGACGGGCGGGGCGACGTTCAAGGCGTATGATGCGATTGACGCAGCGCCTGAAGAGAAAGCCCGCGGCATCACGATTTCGACATCGCACGTTGAGTATGAGACGGCGAACCGTCACTACGCGCACGTTGATTGCCCAGGCCACGCCGATTATGTGAAGAACATGATCACGGGTGCGGCCCAGATGGATGGTGCCATTCTGGTTGTGTCTGCAGCTGACGGCCCGATGCCCCAGACCCGCGAGCACATTCTGCTTGCCCGTCAGGTTGGTGTGCCGGCACTTGTTGTCTTCCTGAACAAGGTTGACCAGGTTGACGATGACGAACTGCTTGAGCTTGTTGAGCTTGAAGTGCGTGAACTGTTGTCCTCGTATGATTTCCCGGGCGACGACATTCCGATCATCCGTGGTTCGGCTCTTGCTGCTTTGGAAGACAAGACCCCTGAGATCGGCCATGACGCTGTTTTGAAGCTGATGGAAGCTGTTGACGAATACATTCCGCAGCCGGCCCGTCCGGTTGACCAGCCGTTCCTGATGCCGATCGAAGACGTTTTCTCGATCTCGGGTCGTGGTACGGTTGTGACCGGTCGTGTTGAGCGCGGCATTGTCAAGGTTGGCGAAGAAGTTGAAATCGTCGGCATCAAGGACACTCAGAAGACGACGGTTACCGGCGTTGAAATGTTCCGCAAGCTGCTCGATAGCGGTGAAGCTGGTGACAATATCGGTGCTTTGATCCGTGGTATTGACCGCGAGCAGGTTGAGCGTGGCCAGGTTCTTTGCAAGCCGGGTTCAGTGACCCCGCACACAAAGTTTGTGGCTGAAGCCTACATTCTGACCAAGGACGAGGGTGGCCGTCATACGCCGTTCTTCACCAACTACCGTCCTCAGTTCTATTTCCGCACGACCGACGTGACGGGGATTGTGACACTGAAGGAAGGTGTTGAGATGGTCATGCCGGGCGACAATGTTGAAATCAACGTTGCCCTGATCGTGCCGATCGCCATGGAAGAGAAGCTCCGCTTCGCTATCCGTGAAGGTGGCCGCACCGTCGGTTCAGGCGTCGTCGCCAAAATCGTCGAGTAA